The Halobacterium sp. CBA1132 genome has a segment encoding these proteins:
- a CDS encoding type 1 glutamine amidotransferase: MSRPRVALLNAAHDPTDTARNFRRELDADLVEFHAADGDLPDSHDFDGVSGSTATGGSSNEYFEFDGVVVTGSRSSVYWDEDWIRALVDYVADCHDAGVPVLGVCFGHQVVARALGGDVESMGEYEIGYRSVERVGDDPLFDGVDETFTVFTTHSDAVVELPPDAQLLAENDYGVHAFRLGESVGVQFHPEYDTETAADVTTRKDDLADERKQEVLDGITPANYAAACEAKRLFENFTQSLVQPKAAD, from the coding sequence ATGAGCCGGCCACGCGTCGCGTTGCTGAACGCGGCCCACGACCCCACAGACACGGCGCGGAACTTCCGCCGCGAACTCGACGCGGACCTCGTGGAGTTCCACGCCGCCGACGGCGACCTCCCCGACAGCCACGACTTCGACGGCGTCTCCGGGAGCACAGCGACCGGAGGCTCGTCGAACGAGTACTTCGAGTTCGACGGCGTCGTGGTGACGGGGTCGCGGTCGTCGGTGTACTGGGACGAGGACTGGATTCGCGCGCTCGTGGACTACGTCGCGGACTGCCACGACGCGGGCGTCCCCGTGCTCGGGGTCTGTTTCGGCCACCAGGTCGTCGCCCGCGCGCTCGGCGGCGACGTCGAGAGCATGGGCGAGTACGAAATCGGCTACCGGAGCGTCGAGCGCGTCGGCGACGACCCGCTGTTCGACGGCGTCGACGAGACGTTCACCGTGTTCACGACCCACTCGGACGCGGTCGTGGAGCTGCCGCCGGACGCGCAGCTGCTCGCGGAGAACGACTACGGCGTCCACGCGTTCCGCCTCGGCGAGTCCGTGGGCGTCCAGTTCCACCCCGAGTACGACACCGAGACCGCCGCGGACGTGACCACGCGGAAAGACGACCTCGCCGACGAGCGCAAGCAGGAAGTGCTGGACGGCATCACGCCCGCGAACTACGCGGCGGCCTGCGAGGCGAAACGGCTGTTCGAGAACTTCACGCAGTCGCTGGTCCAGCCGAAGGCCGCGGACTGA
- the alaS gene encoding alanine--tRNA ligase, translating into MSDLESEYRLDYFEEENFQRRECTECGAHFWTRDPDRETCGEPPCEDYQFIDDPGFDEEYTLEEMRERFLSFFEDNDHERIDPYPVAANRWRDDVLLTQASIYDFQPLVTSGQTPPPANPLTVSQPCIRMQDIDNVGKTGRHTMAFEMMAHHAFNTREDAADEYAYEGEVYWKDETVEYCDEFFVDMGVDPKEVTYIEDPWVGGGNAGPAFEVIYKGAELATLVFMSMEQDPDGDYEMKDGNTYSPMDTYIVDTGYGLERWTWVSQGTPTVYEAIYPETIEFLKEQAGIEHTDDEEQLVHRAAKLAGHLDIDEAEDIEAARDNIADQLGVETERLLDLLRPLEDIYAIADHSRTLAYMFGDGIVPSNVGTGYLARMVLRRTKRLVDNVGADVPLDELVDMQAERLGYENRDTIRSIVRSEVEKYAETLERGGRKVRQLAEEYAERGEPIPTSELIELYDSHGIQPDMVADIADDVGASVDAPDDFYSLVAERHDSAEALETEESEDERLDDLPETEALYYDDPYRSEFEAVVLDVFERGEDGEEVYDVVLDQTMFYPEGGGQPADHGTLSTDDQSIEVVDVQKRDDVVLHRTTDDPGKGEFVRGQIDMERRQRLMAHHTATHVVVHAAREVLGEHVRQAGAQKGTESSRIDVRHFERIDRETAKRIERVANDIVRENTSVQREWPHRHEAEEKYGFDLYQGGIPAGENIRLIHVAEDVQACGGTHVNRTGEIGAIKLLNTERVQDGVERLTFAAGDAAIEHVQELEDDLLAAADTFDVAPSEVPETAERFFTEWKERGKTIEDLKEQVAEARASGGAGGEEVEVTDTTAVVQRLDGDMDELQATANALVAEGKIAVVGSGQDGAQFVVAVPEGVPVNAGDVVGELAGMVGGGGGGPPDFAQGGGPDTEKLDEALEAAPEILREVASA; encoded by the coding sequence ATGAGCGACCTCGAGTCGGAGTACCGCCTCGACTACTTCGAGGAGGAGAACTTCCAGCGACGGGAGTGTACGGAGTGCGGGGCGCACTTCTGGACGCGCGACCCGGACCGCGAAACGTGTGGCGAACCGCCCTGCGAGGACTACCAGTTCATCGACGACCCCGGGTTCGACGAGGAGTACACGCTCGAAGAGATGCGCGAGCGGTTCCTCTCCTTCTTCGAGGACAACGACCACGAGCGCATCGACCCGTATCCGGTCGCGGCGAACCGCTGGCGCGACGACGTGCTGTTGACGCAGGCCTCCATCTACGACTTCCAGCCGCTGGTGACCTCCGGGCAGACGCCGCCGCCCGCGAATCCCCTGACCGTCAGCCAGCCCTGCATCCGGATGCAGGACATCGACAACGTCGGGAAGACGGGCCGACACACGATGGCGTTCGAGATGATGGCCCACCACGCGTTCAACACGCGCGAGGACGCCGCCGACGAGTACGCCTACGAGGGCGAGGTGTACTGGAAGGACGAGACCGTCGAGTACTGCGACGAGTTCTTCGTGGACATGGGCGTCGACCCGAAGGAGGTCACGTACATCGAGGACCCGTGGGTCGGCGGCGGCAACGCCGGACCCGCCTTCGAGGTCATCTACAAGGGCGCGGAGCTGGCGACGCTGGTCTTCATGTCGATGGAGCAGGACCCCGACGGCGACTACGAGATGAAAGACGGGAACACGTACAGCCCGATGGACACGTACATCGTCGACACCGGCTACGGGCTGGAGCGGTGGACGTGGGTCAGTCAGGGGACGCCGACCGTCTACGAGGCCATCTATCCGGAGACCATCGAGTTCCTGAAAGAGCAAGCGGGCATCGAACACACCGACGACGAAGAGCAGCTCGTCCACCGGGCGGCGAAGCTCGCGGGCCACCTCGACATCGACGAGGCAGAGGACATCGAGGCGGCGCGGGACAACATCGCCGACCAGCTCGGCGTCGAGACAGAGCGACTGCTCGACCTGCTGCGGCCCCTCGAAGATATCTACGCCATCGCGGACCACTCCCGGACGCTGGCGTACATGTTCGGCGACGGCATCGTGCCGTCGAACGTCGGCACCGGCTACCTCGCGCGCATGGTGCTGCGGCGCACGAAGCGCCTCGTGGACAACGTCGGCGCGGACGTGCCGCTGGACGAACTCGTGGACATGCAGGCCGAGCGCCTCGGCTACGAGAACCGCGACACCATCCGCTCCATCGTCCGCAGCGAGGTCGAGAAGTACGCCGAGACGCTGGAGCGCGGCGGCCGGAAGGTCCGCCAGCTCGCCGAGGAGTACGCCGAGCGCGGCGAACCCATTCCGACCAGCGAGCTCATCGAGCTGTACGACTCCCACGGCATCCAGCCGGACATGGTCGCGGACATCGCCGACGACGTCGGCGCGAGCGTGGACGCGCCCGACGACTTCTACTCGCTGGTCGCCGAGCGCCACGACTCCGCGGAAGCCCTCGAAACCGAGGAGAGCGAGGACGAGCGCCTCGACGACCTCCCGGAGACGGAGGCGCTGTACTACGACGACCCCTACCGCTCGGAGTTCGAGGCGGTCGTGCTCGACGTCTTCGAGCGCGGGGAGGACGGCGAAGAGGTCTACGACGTCGTACTCGACCAGACGATGTTCTACCCCGAGGGCGGCGGCCAGCCCGCCGACCACGGCACACTCTCGACGGACGACCAGTCCATCGAGGTCGTGGACGTCCAGAAGCGCGACGACGTGGTGCTCCACCGCACCACCGACGACCCCGGGAAGGGCGAGTTCGTGCGCGGCCAAATCGACATGGAGCGCCGCCAGCGCCTGATGGCCCACCACACCGCGACGCACGTGGTCGTCCACGCCGCGCGCGAGGTGCTCGGCGAACACGTCCGGCAGGCGGGCGCGCAGAAGGGGACGGAGAGTTCCCGCATCGACGTGCGCCACTTCGAGCGCATCGACCGCGAGACGGCCAAGCGCATCGAGCGCGTCGCCAACGACATCGTGCGGGAGAACACGAGCGTGCAGCGCGAGTGGCCCCACCGCCACGAGGCCGAGGAGAAGTACGGCTTCGACCTCTACCAGGGCGGGATTCCGGCGGGCGAGAACATCCGCCTGATTCACGTCGCCGAGGACGTGCAGGCCTGCGGCGGGACGCACGTCAACCGCACCGGCGAGATCGGCGCCATCAAACTGCTGAACACCGAGCGCGTGCAGGACGGCGTCGAACGGCTGACGTTCGCGGCGGGCGACGCCGCCATCGAGCACGTCCAAGAGTTAGAGGACGACCTGCTGGCGGCCGCGGACACGTTCGACGTGGCACCCAGTGAGGTGCCCGAGACGGCCGAGCGGTTCTTCACGGAGTGGAAGGAGCGCGGGAAGACCATCGAGGACCTCAAAGAGCAGGTCGCGGAGGCCCGCGCGTCGGGCGGCGCTGGCGGCGAGGAGGTCGAGGTCACAGACACGACGGCGGTCGTCCAGCGCCTCGACGGCGACATGGACGAACTCCAGGCGACGGCGAACGCGCTCGTCGCCGAGGGCAAGATAGCAGTCGTCGGCTCCGGGCAGGACGGCGCGCAGTTCGTCGTCGCGGTGCCGGAGGGCGTGCCCGTGAACGCGGGCGACGTCGTCGGTGAACTCGCTGGCATGGTCGGCGGCGGCGGTGGCGGTCCGCCGGACTTCGCGCAGGGCGGCGGCCCGGACACGGAGAAACTCGACGAGGCGCTGGAAGCCGCGCCGGAGATTCTGCGGGAAGTCGCGAGCGCGTAA
- a CDS encoding HD domain-containing protein, whose protein sequence is MRAIKDSVHDWVEVDGVAEALLDTPAVQRLRHIKQLSTIRLVYPSANHTRFEHSLGVYHLADRALDHLDVTGARADTVRAAALLHDVGHGPYGHQTEGIIQRRLGRHHDDIAHLLVDGDIGSVLRDHGLDPDRVAAAVRGDGKLGQLVAGELDADRMDYLVRDAHHTGVPYGTIDYGRLLRALTFRGDDLVLAEGNVATAESLLVGRALMNATVYRHHVSRIAGTMLDRAGERLLDGTDLDPESFARMTDAELLGALRDHDATADAARRITERDLYKRAVWAERDDVPDGVVDADYDAVREFEREIADTAGVPESEVVVDNPGRPSMPESSVRVVVGDEIRPLDQQSPLVQGLQESQRVQWRFGVYAPDEHVPEVAAAAERVLGLDGVGDTSEQ, encoded by the coding sequence ATGCGCGCCATCAAGGACAGCGTTCACGACTGGGTGGAGGTCGACGGCGTCGCCGAAGCCCTCCTCGACACGCCCGCCGTCCAGCGACTCCGCCACATCAAGCAGCTCTCGACGATTCGACTCGTCTACCCCTCTGCGAATCACACGCGCTTCGAGCACTCGCTGGGCGTCTACCACCTCGCCGACCGCGCGCTCGACCACCTCGACGTCACCGGCGCGCGCGCCGACACCGTCCGCGCCGCCGCGCTCCTCCACGACGTCGGCCACGGTCCCTACGGCCACCAGACCGAGGGCATCATCCAGCGACGGCTCGGCCGCCACCACGACGACATCGCCCACCTCCTCGTCGACGGCGACATCGGAAGCGTGCTCCGCGACCACGGCCTCGACCCCGACCGAGTGGCCGCCGCCGTCCGCGGTGACGGCAAACTTGGCCAGTTGGTCGCGGGCGAACTCGACGCCGACCGCATGGACTACCTCGTACGCGACGCCCACCACACCGGCGTCCCCTACGGCACCATCGACTACGGGCGACTGCTGCGCGCGCTCACGTTCCGGGGCGACGACCTCGTGCTTGCGGAGGGTAACGTCGCCACCGCCGAGTCGCTGCTGGTCGGCCGCGCACTGATGAACGCGACCGTCTACCGCCACCACGTCTCCCGCATCGCGGGGACGATGCTCGATCGCGCCGGCGAACGCCTCCTCGACGGCACCGACCTCGACCCCGAGTCGTTCGCGCGCATGACCGACGCCGAACTGCTGGGCGCGCTCCGCGACCACGACGCCACCGCCGACGCCGCGCGCCGCATCACCGAGCGCGACCTCTACAAGCGCGCCGTCTGGGCCGAACGCGACGATGTCCCCGACGGCGTCGTGGACGCTGACTACGACGCCGTCCGCGAGTTCGAGCGCGAAATCGCCGACACCGCCGGCGTTCCCGAGAGCGAGGTCGTCGTGGACAACCCCGGCCGCCCGTCGATGCCCGAGTCCTCCGTGCGCGTCGTCGTCGGAGACGAAATCAGACCGCTCGACCAGCAGTCCCCGCTCGTGCAGGGCTTGCAGGAGTCCCAGCGCGTCCAGTGGCGCTTCGGCGTCTACGCGCCCGACGAACACGTCCCCGAAGTCGCCGCCGCGGCGGAGCGCGTGCTCGGCCTCGACGGCGTCGGCGACACCTCAGAACAGTAG
- a CDS encoding thiol-disulfide oxidoreductase DCC family protein translates to MTEHPPRLVFDDDCGFCTWCAHFAERHGDVEIVGFSELSPDQLARLPADYERSAHLLTDDAVYSGGAAIERTLAHDFPVLAPVFAGLREVPGYADLREHLYRWGADNRDLLGKIVRDEPPARS, encoded by the coding sequence ATGACCGAGCATCCGCCGCGGCTCGTCTTCGACGACGACTGCGGGTTCTGCACGTGGTGTGCGCACTTCGCCGAGCGCCACGGCGACGTCGAAATCGTGGGGTTCTCCGAGCTCTCCCCGGACCAACTCGCGCGGCTCCCCGCCGACTACGAGCGCTCCGCGCACCTGCTCACCGACGACGCCGTCTACTCCGGGGGCGCTGCCATCGAGCGCACGCTCGCCCACGACTTCCCCGTGCTCGCGCCCGTCTTCGCAGGGCTGCGCGAGGTGCCGGGCTACGCGGACCTGCGCGAGCACCTCTACCGCTGGGGCGCGGACAACCGCGACCTCCTCGGAAAAATCGTCCGCGACGAGCCGCCCGCACGGAGTTAG
- a CDS encoding phosphotransferase family protein, with product MTEHVHDRLDATFDEHSIVRQLHAVPPHEVYEVRVDGQRAVYKGDTGPTGSASTEGRVTRFVGEHTTVSVPDVLSVGDDYYVAAWHPDAPAPDGDQRADERWARAAGSALATLHEETAASLDGYGRLQFEDGMPHASHGEWQTAAIAFVQRRRPLLANHGHADIADAVLDCFREHPGLFGDAGDPVCCHGWWSPEHVAVEGGDVTCVVDFEHAIAAPAGFDYWRTVLSTFDGDTPQRAFRDGYDRVRPLPDDFDRKQSLYAVLHTVYFFESLYVQNQHGPDATATHANALRDHVFEALSGLD from the coding sequence ATGACCGAACACGTCCACGACCGACTCGACGCAACGTTCGACGAGCACAGCATCGTCCGTCAACTCCACGCGGTGCCGCCCCACGAAGTGTACGAGGTACGGGTGGACGGCCAGCGCGCCGTCTACAAGGGCGACACCGGGCCGACGGGGAGCGCGAGCACCGAAGGGCGAGTCACGCGGTTCGTCGGCGAGCACACGACCGTCTCCGTCCCGGACGTGCTGTCGGTGGGCGACGACTACTACGTCGCCGCGTGGCACCCGGACGCGCCGGCACCCGACGGCGACCAGCGGGCGGACGAACGGTGGGCGCGAGCGGCGGGCAGCGCGCTCGCGACCCTCCACGAGGAGACTGCGGCGTCCCTCGACGGCTACGGGCGCCTCCAGTTCGAGGACGGGATGCCTCACGCTTCGCACGGAGAGTGGCAAACCGCCGCAATCGCGTTCGTCCAGCGGCGTCGACCACTCCTCGCGAACCACGGGCACGCCGATATTGCTGACGCCGTTCTCGACTGTTTCCGGGAGCACCCGGGACTGTTCGGGGACGCCGGCGACCCGGTCTGCTGTCACGGCTGGTGGTCGCCCGAGCACGTCGCGGTCGAGGGCGGCGACGTGACGTGTGTCGTCGACTTCGAGCACGCAATCGCCGCCCCCGCCGGGTTCGACTACTGGCGGACCGTTCTCTCGACGTTCGACGGCGACACACCACAGCGAGCGTTCCGAGACGGCTACGATCGCGTACGGCCGCTCCCCGACGACTTCGACCGGAAGCAGTCGCTGTACGCCGTCCTGCACACCGTCTACTTCTTCGAGTCGCTGTACGTCCAGAATCAGCACGGTCCCGACGCCACGGCGACCCACGCGAACGCGCTGCGGGACCACGTGTTCGAGGCGCTGTCCGGCCTCGACTAA